The following coding sequences are from one Coffea arabica cultivar ET-39 chromosome 11e, Coffea Arabica ET-39 HiFi, whole genome shotgun sequence window:
- the LOC113719193 gene encoding putative disease resistance protein At1g50180 gives MAEAILSSAVRNIGKLLIEEGKFLQGVSEQVRLLHDDLKGIQRFLRYADTKQTARDGVQQWIPEFRTVAYEASDLVEDYALRLSISSNGGFTSTLKRIPCIATEGYTRHDLGVQIQSLRTRISNLTKNFGEYGHVMTRTEEGDSSDTSRQQQLRHTYSFVADEDVVELPDDVEQLVKYLLNEVAERKISVASIYGMGGIGKTTLARKVYHLKRVEQYFGGRAWVCVSQQWQPKDLFQRILLKLIPEQSNEIMMSEKDKLARQLQQHLQAKDRRCLIVLDDLWSTEAWDCLKDTIPVSEHGSKIVLTTRNRDVAEHVDPNAYHHQLRLLTNEESWELLRKKSLRGRSGEGFEKVGKKMLKYCGNLPLAVVVLGGILRTKTTLSEWDEVHENIKSYLDKGEKIGKEGEVPKVLAYSYYNLPWQLKPCFLYLGKFREDSDIGVESLYQMWIGEGMIFENDRREQETMMEVAERYLEDLAHRCMVEIKVHEEGKHAVTRLESCRLHDLMRDLCLVKAKEENLYKLVDRTTSRDSPLAFEAQYGLVLHLLPEDISEYNFPPKEQTKHLRSFMCHSLAVPYSNPGVRIMSQVKNLKMLRVLTILSFHMASQRCYLKSPLGYVGKLIHLRCLRLRGLSINLPYSLGNLKYLETLDLSGSYHCRIPNVLWKLGRLRYLYLSDWWWNSQPKLRLSKQLEILESFSNEFCNPEEVCKLSNLRAFKATVYKNFEDLEHVINHISNLDCIRISSLTINSCDFGRTNSNNSNDSNGSLDVLSRVLFSRNIHKLLIVNSFCKKLPDYQSRMSPDPAGLTELRLQCTKIEEDSIGTLEELPNLRLLELGTYSFLGQAMICHSGGFPELKHLRLDDLGNLKQWVVEVGAMPNLSSLCIEGCRELEMIPDGLRCLTTLKEVTLVQMPEEFNNRIRRMNGQQGEDYDKISHVPSVKIHRFVGGITGYQVETVCPSNPV, from the exons ATGGCAGAAGCCATCCTATCCTCTGCAGTGCGTAATATAGGTAAATTGCTAATTGAAGAAGGCAAGTTTCTACAAGGCGTTAGCGAGCAAGTCAGACTCCTTCATGACGATCTCAAAGGGATACAAAGGTTCTTAAGATATGCAGATACGAAACAGACTGCAAGGGACGGTGTACAACAGTGGATTCCGGAGTTTAGAACTGTCGCTTATGAAGCAAGTGATCTGGTTGAAGATTATGCTTTGAGGCTTTCAATTTCAAGCAACGGAGGCTTTACAAGTACTCTAAAGAGGATTCCTTGCATCGCCACAGAGGGTTATACCCGTCACGATTTGGGCGTACAGATTCAAAGTCTCAGAACTAGGATCTCTAATCTCACCAAAAATTTTGGCGAGTATGGGCATGTAATGACCAGAACGGAGGAGGGAGACTCGAGTGATACGTCCAGGCAGCAACAATTAAGGCACACTTACTCCTTTGTGGCCGACGAGGATGTGGTTGAACTGCCTGATGATGTTGAGCAGCTGGTTAAATATTTGCTGAATGAGGTGGCAGAGCGCAAAATAAGCGTGGCTTCGATTTACGGCATGGGTGGTATAGGCAAAACGACTCTTGCTAGAAAGGTATATCACCTTAAAAGAGTAGAGCAATATTTTGGAGGTCGTGCTTGGGTTTGTGTGTCACAACAATGGCAACCAAAAGATCTCTTCCAACGCATTCTACTCAAGCTTATACCTGAACAGAGCAATGAGATTATGATGAGCGAAAAAGATAAGCTAGCAAGGCAGCTTCAACAGCACTTGCAAGCTAAAGATAGGAGATGTTTGATAGTCCTCGACGATCTTTGGTCAACAGAAGCTTGGGATTGCTTAAAAGACACAATCCCAGTTTCGGAGCATGGATCCAAAATTGTGCTCACAACTCGTAATAGAGACGTTGCGGAACATGTTGATCCAAATGCTTATCACCATCAACTGCGTCTTTTGACCAATGAAGAAAGTTGGGAATTGCTACGCAAGAAATCACTGAGAGGGAGAAGTGGTGAAG GTTTTGAAAAGGTAGggaagaaaatgttgaaatattGTGGGAATCTTCCGTTGGCTGTGGTGGTTCTGGGTGGAATTCTTAGAACTAAAACAACCCTCAGCGAGTGGGATGAAGTGCATGAGAATATCAAATCCTATCTGGATAAGGgagaaaaaattggaaaagaaggAGAGGTGCCAAAAGTTTTAGCTTACAGTTACTACAACCTCCCTTGGCAACTAAAACCATGCTTCCTTTACTTGGGTAAATTCAGGGAAGATTCCGACATTGGAGTAGAGAGTTTATATCAGATGTGGATAGGAGAAGGTATGATATTTGAGAATGATAGGAGGGAGCAAGAAACAATGATGGAGGTTGCCGAGCGTTACTTGGAAGATTTAGCACACAGATGCATGGTTGAGATTAAAGTACATGAGGAGGGGAAGCATGCAGTAACAAGGTTGGAGTCATGTCGACTTCATGATCTTATGAGAGATCTATGCTTAGTCAAGGCAAAAGAGGAGAATTTGTATAAGCTGGTCGATCGAACTACTTCACGAGATTCTCCTCTTGCATTTGAAGCACAATATGGTTTAGTCCTTCATTTGCTTCCAGAAGATATCTCTGAATACAACTTTCCACCAAAAGAACAAACTAAGCATCTTCGCTCATTCATGTGTCATTCATTGGCAGTGCCCTATTCTAATCCAGGGGTGAGAATAATGTCCCAAGTCAAGAATTTGAAGATGCTTAGAGTTTTGACAATTTTATCCTTCCATATGGCCTCCCAAAGGTGTTATCTCAAATCACCTCTGGGATATGTCGGTAAGCTTATCCATTTGAGATGTTTGAGATTGAGAGGTCTTAGTATAAACTTGCCATATTCTTTGGGCAATTTAAAGTACTTGGAAACTCTCGATTTATCTGGTAGTTATCATTGTAGAATACCAAATGTGCTATGGAAATTGGGACGTTTGAGATATCTTTATCTTTCGGACTGGTGGTGGAACTCTCAGCCTAAGCTGCGGTTGAGCAAGCAGCTGGAGATACTTGAATCATTTAGCAACGAATTTTGCAATCCTGAAGAAGTATGCAAATTGTCGAATCTCAGAGCTTTCAAAGCAACAGTGTATAAAAATTTTGAGGACTTGGAACACGTCATCAATCATATATCAAACTTGGATTGCATACGCATTAGCTCACTTACAATCAATAGTTGTGATTTTGGCCGGACCAACTCCAACAATTCCAATGACAGCAACGGTAGTTTGGATGTTCTTTCAAGGGTGTTGTTTAGTAGGAACATTCATAAATTATTGATCGTGAATAGTTTCTGCAAAAAGTTACCGGATTACCAATCCCGTATGTCTCCTGATCCTGCAGGCCTTACTGAATTAAGGCTGCAGTGTACTAAAATTGAGGAAGACTCAATAGGAACACTCGAGGAGCTTCCTAACTTAAGACTGCTGGAACTTGGGACATATTCTTTTCTGGGCCAAGCAATGATCTGCCATTCAGGGGGATTTCCCGAACTAAAACATCTCAGGCTTGATGATTTGGGTAACTTAAAGCAGTGGGTGGTGGAAGTAGGGGCCATGCCTAACCTCTCAAGTTTATGTATTGAGGGGTGTAGAGAATTGGAAATGATTCCAGATGGGCTGAGATGTTTAACTACCCTAAAAGAGGTAACTCTTGTGCAAATGCCTGAAGAATTCAACAATAGAATTAGGAGGATGAATGGTCAACAAGGAGAAGATTATGATAAAATAAGCCACGTGCCTTCAGTTAAAATCCACAg ATTTGTTGGCGGAATAACAGGTTATCAAGTAGAAACTGTTTGTCCAAGCAATCCTGTTTGA
- the LOC113718329 gene encoding probable disease resistance protein RF9: MGQEPMMDVAERYLEELAKRCMVEIEVHEEGKHAVTRLKSCRFHDLVRDLCLVKAKEENLYKVVDKRTSRDSPRAIDAHYGLVFRLDAEDISEPNFPPKEQTKHLCSFLCDPSQDNWEIFSGWRTMSQVKNLKMLRVLAILAFDMTFGSGFLKSPLRYVGNFIHLRCLRLRCRHINLPYSLGNLRYLETLDLSGSHRCRIQNVLWKLGRLRSRLGEPHPKLRLSKQLEILESFHNRFCYPEDICKLVNLRGFKATVHKNFEDLEHIINHISNLECMCISSLKIESCNFGQINSNNSNDNNRGLDVLLRVLFSRNIHELEIDRSLCKKLPDYQSHMFPDPAGLTQLKLHTTNIEEDPMGTLEKLPNLRILELGPNSFLGQEMICHSIGFPQLKHLVLHFLGNLKQWKVDEGAMPKLSGLRIEY, encoded by the coding sequence ATGGGGCAAGAACCAATGATGGATGTTGCAGAGCGTTACTTGGAAGAATTAGCAAAAAGATGCATGGTTGAGATTGAAGTACATGAGGAGGGGAAGCATGCAGTAACAAGGTTGAAGTCATGTCGGTTTCATGATCTTGTGAGAGATCTATGCTTGGTCAAGGCAAAAGAGGAGAATTTGTATAAGGTGGTCGATAAAAGAACTTCACGAGATTCTCCTCGTGCGATTGATGCGCATTATGGTTTAGTCTTTCGTTTGGATGCAGAGGATATCTCTGAACCCAACTTTCCGCCAAAAGAACAAACTAAACATCTTTGCTCATTCTTGTGTGATCCATCACAAGACAATTGGGAGATTTTTTCAGGGTGGAGAACAATGTCCCAAGTCAAGAATTTGAAGATGCTTAGAGTTTTGGCAATTTTGGCCTTCGATATGACCTTCGGAAGTGGTTTTCTCAAATCACCTCTAAGATATGTTGGTAATTTTATCCATTTGAGATGTTTGAGATTGAGGTGTCGTCATATAAACTTGCCATATTCATTGGGCAATTTAAGGTACTTGGAAACTCTCGATTTATCTGGTAGTCATCGTTGTAGAATTCAGAACGTGCTATGGAAATTGGGACGTTTGAGATCCAGACTTGGAGAACCCCACCCTAAACTGCGATTGAGCAAGCAACTAGAGATACTTGAATCATTTCATAACAGATTTTGCTATCCTGAAGATATATGCAAATTAGTGAATCTTAGAGGTTTCAAAGCAACGGTGCATAAAAATTTTGAGGACTTGGAACACATCATCAATCATATATCAAACTTGGAATGCATGTGCATTAGCTCACTTAAAATCGAGAGCTGTAATTTTGGCCAGATCAACTCCAACAATTCAAATGACAACAACAGGGGTTTGGATGTTCTTTTAAGGGTGTTGTTTAGTAGGAATATTCATGAATTAGAGATTGACCGTAGTTTATGCAAGAAGTTACCGGATTACCAATCCCATATGTTTCCTGACCCTGCAGGACTTACTCAATTAAAGCTGCATACTACTAATATTGAGGAAGACCCAATGGGAACACTCGAGAAGCTTCCTAACCTAAGAATACTGGAACTTGGGCCAAATTCTTTTCTGGGCCAAGAAATGATCTGCCACTCAATTGGATTTCCCCAACTAAAACATCTCGTGCTTCATTTTTTGGGTAACTTGAAGCAGTGGAAAGTGGATGAGGGGGCCATGCCTAAGCTCTCAGGTTTACGGATTGAGTACTGA